The Streptomyces sp. NBC_00670 genome window below encodes:
- a CDS encoding LCP family protein, with protein sequence MPSRPGAAAPLPAAGRRRPGGVGRPRLRRGRPRWATRMATTLSVVVLASAGIGHAVVSSIESDIDRVDAFRDMKNRPAAGHGMNVLLVGTDGRDRLTAAERRDFHLGGAPCHCTDTMMIVHVSADRERASVVSLPRDSYAEVPARTDPRTGQQRAAHPVRLNAAYAEGGPNLTVSTVEHMTDLKIDHYVEVDFTSFMRTVDVLGGVQVCTPEPLKDSYTGLDLPAGTHRLTGGQALQYVRSRHADGASDLGRMRRQQRFLAALLERTTSSGVLLNPMKFRDVTRAVLGSVRADKGFGADELLDLGRAMRNFSPSSSEFTTVPIAEMAFPVKGIGSTLKWDEAKARKLFDALREDRPLAAPRRKAPVDRTPTVEVAPQQIRMRVLNGTTTKGLAGRVDRALAGLGFRSAAQPADAVAHDVRRTVVEYDPRWDRSARSLSTALPGSELRAVPGQGPVLKVTVGTDFKDVRKVKVAPTPSSDDPEVVKGDEVVCP encoded by the coding sequence GTGCCGTCCCGGCCGGGTGCCGCCGCGCCGTTGCCGGCGGCGGGCCGGCGGCGGCCGGGCGGTGTCGGGCGGCCCCGGCTGCGGCGGGGCAGGCCGCGGTGGGCGACGCGGATGGCGACCACGCTCTCGGTGGTCGTCCTCGCCTCCGCCGGCATCGGGCACGCGGTGGTCAGCAGCATCGAGTCGGACATCGACCGGGTCGACGCCTTCCGCGACATGAAGAACCGGCCCGCGGCGGGCCACGGCATGAACGTGCTGCTGGTCGGCACCGACGGCCGCGACCGGCTCACCGCCGCCGAGCGGCGCGACTTCCATCTCGGCGGGGCGCCCTGCCACTGCACGGACACCATGATGATCGTGCACGTCTCGGCCGACCGGGAGCGGGCCAGCGTGGTCAGCCTGCCCCGCGACTCCTACGCCGAGGTGCCCGCGCGCACCGACCCGAGGACCGGGCAGCAGCGGGCCGCGCACCCGGTGCGGCTCAACGCGGCCTACGCCGAGGGCGGGCCGAACCTCACGGTGAGCACCGTCGAGCACATGACCGATCTGAAGATCGACCACTACGTGGAGGTCGACTTCACCAGCTTCATGCGGACGGTGGACGTGCTCGGCGGGGTGCAGGTGTGCACGCCGGAGCCGCTGAAGGACTCGTACACCGGACTCGACCTGCCCGCCGGCACGCACCGGCTGACCGGCGGGCAGGCGCTGCAGTACGTGCGCTCCCGGCACGCGGACGGGGCCTCCGACCTCGGCCGGATGCGGCGTCAGCAGCGGTTCCTGGCCGCGCTGTTGGAGCGGACGACGTCCTCCGGGGTGCTGCTCAACCCGATGAAGTTCCGGGACGTGACGCGGGCGGTGCTCGGGTCGGTGCGCGCGGACAAGGGGTTCGGGGCGGACGAGCTGCTCGACCTGGGGCGGGCGATGCGGAACTTCTCGCCGTCGTCGTCGGAGTTCACGACCGTGCCGATCGCGGAGATGGCGTTCCCGGTGAAGGGGATCGGCTCGACGCTGAAGTGGGACGAGGCGAAGGCGCGCAAGCTGTTCGACGCGTTGCGGGAGGACCGGCCGCTGGCGGCGCCGCGCCGGAAGGCGCCGGTGGACCGGACGCCGACGGTGGAGGTGGCGCCGCAGCAGATCCGGATGCGGGTGCTGAACGGGACGACGACGAAGGGGCTGGCTGGGCGGGTGGACCGGGCGCTGGCGGGGCTGGGGTTCCGGTCGGCGGCGCAGCCGGCGGACGCGGTGGCGCACGATGTGCGGCGCACGGTCGTCGAGTACGACCCGCGCTGGGACCGGTCGGCGCGGTCGCTGTCCACGGCCTTGCCGGGCAGCGAACTGCGCGCGGTCCCGGGCCAGGGCCCGGTCCTGAAGGTCACGGTCGGCACGGACTTCAAGGACGTGCGCAAGGTGAAGGTCGCCCCGACCCCGTCCTCCGACGACCCGGAGGTGGTGAAGGGCGACGAGGTGGTGTGCCCGTAG
- a CDS encoding glycosyltransferase family 2 protein, producing MGSHHVSQVRSDGQLPAVSVIMPVLNEERHLRGAVTAILAQEYAGEMEVVIALGPSGDRTDEIAAELVREDARVHTVPNPTGRTPAALNAAIKASRHPIVVRVDGHGMLSPNYIATAVRLLEETGAQNVGGIMHAEGENDWEHAVAAAMTSKIGVGNAAFHTGGEAAPAETVYLGVFRREALERQGGYNEEFIRAQDWELNFRIREAGGLIWFSPELRVSYRPRPSVRALAKQYKDYGRWRHVVARYHEGSINLRYLAPPTAVCAIAAGIVVGAALTPWGYVIPVGYLAAIAAGSLPAGKGLPLKARLQIPVALATMHMSWGWGFLTSPRSLARKVIASRRPAVTAPDTGTSAATGTSTTAAG from the coding sequence ATGGGATCCCACCACGTGAGTCAGGTGCGCTCCGACGGGCAGCTCCCCGCCGTGTCCGTGATCATGCCCGTCCTCAACGAGGAGCGGCACCTGCGCGGAGCCGTCACCGCGATCCTGGCCCAGGAGTACGCCGGTGAGATGGAGGTCGTCATCGCCCTCGGTCCCTCCGGCGACCGTACGGACGAGATAGCCGCCGAACTGGTGCGCGAGGACGCGCGCGTGCACACCGTGCCCAACCCGACCGGCCGCACCCCCGCCGCGCTCAACGCCGCCATCAAGGCCTCCCGGCACCCGATCGTGGTCCGCGTCGACGGCCACGGCATGCTCTCGCCGAACTACATCGCCACCGCCGTGCGCCTCCTCGAGGAGACCGGCGCGCAGAACGTCGGCGGCATCATGCACGCCGAGGGCGAGAACGACTGGGAGCACGCGGTCGCCGCCGCCATGACCTCGAAGATCGGCGTCGGCAACGCGGCCTTCCACACCGGCGGCGAGGCCGCCCCCGCCGAGACGGTCTACCTCGGCGTCTTCCGCCGCGAGGCGCTGGAGCGGCAGGGCGGCTACAACGAGGAGTTCATCCGCGCCCAGGACTGGGAGCTGAACTTCCGCATCCGCGAGGCGGGCGGCCTCATCTGGTTCTCGCCCGAGCTGCGGGTCTCCTACCGGCCCCGCCCCAGCGTCAGGGCGCTGGCCAAGCAGTACAAGGACTACGGCCGCTGGCGGCACGTGGTCGCCCGCTACCACGAGGGCTCGATCAACCTGCGCTACCTCGCCCCGCCGACCGCCGTGTGCGCGATCGCGGCGGGGATCGTGGTCGGCGCCGCCCTGACTCCGTGGGGCTATGTAATCCCCGTCGGCTATCTCGCGGCGATCGCCGCCGGGTCGCTGCCCGCGGGCAAGGGGCTGCCGCTGAAGGCGCGGCTGCAGATCCCCGTCGCGCTGGCCACCATGCACATGTCGTGGGGCTGGGGCTTCCTGACCAGCCCCCGCTCACTGGCCCGCAAGGTGATCGCCTCCCGCCGCCCGGCCGTGACCGCCCCGGACACGGGCACCAGCGCCGCCACCGGCACGAGCACCACCGCCGCCGGCTGA
- a CDS encoding TIGR03089 family protein produces the protein MNATDRTPADLLRSALAADPARPLVTFYDDATGERVELSVATFANWVAKTANLLQGELSVEPGDRVALLLPAHWQTAVWLLACASVGAVADVAGAPGAADVVVSGPESLEAARACSGERVALALRPLGGRFPQPPEGFLDYAVEVPGQGDLFRPYAPVAPEEPALIVAGREFSGAEVVERARADAPGLGLTGPGSRLLSGLPYDTWEGLAAGLYAPLATGGSVVLCRNLDALPEERLAQRVETERVTATAR, from the coding sequence GTGAACGCCACCGACCGCACCCCTGCCGACCTGCTGCGATCCGCGCTCGCCGCGGACCCCGCGCGCCCCCTGGTGACCTTCTACGACGACGCCACGGGCGAACGCGTCGAACTCTCCGTCGCCACCTTCGCCAATTGGGTGGCCAAGACCGCCAACCTGCTCCAGGGCGAGCTGTCCGTGGAGCCCGGCGACCGGGTCGCGCTGCTGCTGCCCGCGCACTGGCAGACGGCGGTGTGGTTGTTGGCGTGCGCGTCGGTGGGGGCGGTCGCGGACGTGGCGGGCGCGCCGGGCGCCGCCGACGTCGTCGTCAGCGGCCCGGAGTCGCTCGAAGCGGCGCGCGCCTGCTCCGGGGAGCGCGTGGCGCTCGCCCTGCGCCCCCTCGGCGGGCGGTTCCCGCAGCCGCCGGAGGGGTTCCTCGACTACGCGGTGGAGGTGCCCGGCCAGGGCGACCTCTTCCGGCCGTACGCGCCGGTCGCCCCGGAGGAGCCGGCGCTGATCGTCGCCGGGCGGGAGTTCAGCGGGGCCGAGGTGGTGGAGCGGGCCCGCGCCGACGCACCGGGGCTCGGCCTGACGGGGCCGGGGTCGCGGCTGCTGTCCGGACTCCCGTACGACACCTGGGAGGGGCTCGCGGCGGGCCTCTACGCCCCGCTCGCGACGGGCGGTTCCGTGGTGCTGTGCCGGAACCTGGACGCGCTCCCCGAGGAGCGGCTGGCACAGCGCGTCGAGACGGAACGCGTCACGGCGACGGCCCGATAG
- a CDS encoding LCP family protein encodes MVPSGVRGEGARPRARDAGDLGWDEDLYEGDGAGDRAGTARGAETRGGAAQGTKETGGAGSQNGDGDGEAPSGPTARGGGRRGGGPGNGDGDGPGNAAGRPRRRRRVLRWSATVLAVVILGTAGAGYLYYEHLNANIKKDDLNLGDSKDRAAKPTPNAAGQTPLNILLIGSDARDSKENQKLGGAKDTFGGDARADVQMLVHVSADRSNMSVVSMPRDTLLHLPKCTDPETKQVYQATTSLAMTNDSLNHGGPGCTVATWEKLTGIHIDHFMMVDFAGVVSMADAIGGVPVCVDKNVYSHTSTGHGSGLKLKKGTTYVKGKQALEWLRTRYGFEDGSDIARTKAQHQYMNAMVRQLRENATLGNPNKMRKLAETATKSLTVDDGLGTVKKLYDLSMELRKVPTDRISMTTMPWVYSSDGNRVLPKPNDADKLFRLVREDVALDGKDKKKAKEAEPTDPAAADDRIAVQVVNGTRTDTLGPMSGRATQVAQLLVGKGFTQAKADGATLPSEETTVVRYPSADLEGDARRVAKELGIPTNAVEKSTDVSGVTLYVGGDWRSGSTYKAPEDDDKVPSSAKLDKGSDTGACMKVDPDYTW; translated from the coding sequence ATGGTGCCTAGCGGTGTGCGGGGAGAGGGGGCGCGACCACGCGCCCGGGACGCCGGTGACCTCGGCTGGGACGAAGACCTCTACGAGGGGGACGGAGCCGGGGACAGGGCCGGCACCGCCCGGGGGGCCGAGACCCGGGGCGGTGCCGCACAGGGCACCAAGGAGACCGGCGGCGCCGGCTCTCAGAACGGTGACGGCGACGGCGAGGCGCCCAGCGGCCCGACCGCGCGGGGCGGGGGCCGACGCGGCGGCGGGCCGGGGAACGGCGACGGCGACGGGCCCGGCAACGCGGCGGGCAGGCCGCGCCGCAGACGCCGGGTGCTGCGCTGGTCGGCGACGGTCCTGGCGGTGGTGATACTCGGGACCGCCGGTGCCGGATACCTCTACTACGAGCACCTCAACGCCAACATCAAGAAGGACGATCTCAACCTCGGCGACTCCAAGGACCGCGCCGCCAAGCCCACCCCCAACGCGGCCGGCCAGACCCCCCTGAACATCCTGCTGATCGGCTCCGACGCGCGCGACAGCAAGGAGAACCAGAAGCTCGGCGGCGCGAAGGACACCTTCGGCGGGGACGCCCGCGCGGACGTGCAGATGCTGGTGCACGTCTCGGCGGACCGCAGCAACATGTCGGTGGTGAGCATGCCCCGCGACACCCTGCTGCACCTGCCCAAGTGCACCGACCCCGAGACCAAGCAGGTCTACCAGGCGACCACGTCGCTGGCCATGACGAACGACTCCCTGAACCACGGCGGCCCCGGCTGCACGGTCGCCACCTGGGAGAAGCTGACCGGCATCCACATCGACCACTTCATGATGGTCGACTTCGCGGGCGTGGTGTCGATGGCCGACGCCATCGGCGGCGTCCCCGTCTGCGTCGACAAGAACGTCTACTCGCACACCTCGACCGGCCACGGCTCCGGCCTGAAGCTGAAGAAGGGCACCACGTACGTCAAGGGCAAGCAGGCGCTCGAGTGGCTGCGCACCCGGTACGGGTTCGAGGACGGCAGCGACATCGCGCGCACCAAGGCGCAGCACCAGTACATGAACGCGATGGTCCGCCAGCTGCGCGAGAACGCCACGCTGGGCAACCCGAACAAGATGCGCAAGCTCGCCGAGACGGCCACCAAGTCGCTCACCGTCGACGACGGCCTCGGCACGGTGAAGAAGCTGTACGACCTGAGCATGGAGCTGCGCAAGGTCCCCACCGACCGGATCAGCATGACGACGATGCCGTGGGTGTACTCCTCCGACGGCAACCGGGTGCTGCCCAAGCCGAACGACGCGGACAAGCTGTTCCGGCTGGTGCGCGAGGACGTGGCGCTGGACGGCAAGGACAAGAAGAAGGCCAAGGAGGCGGAGCCCACGGACCCGGCCGCCGCGGACGACCGGATCGCCGTCCAGGTGGTGAACGGCACCCGCACCGACACGCTGGGGCCGATGAGCGGACGGGCCACGCAGGTGGCCCAGTTGCTCGTGGGCAAGGGCTTCACCCAGGCCAAGGCGGACGGCGCCACGCTGCCGTCCGAGGAGACCACGGTCGTCCGCTATCCGAGCGCGGACCTGGAGGGCGACGCCCGGCGGGTCGCCAAGGAGCTCGGCATCCCGACGAACGCGGTGGAGAAGTCGACGGACGTCTCCGGCGTCACCCTGTACGTGGGCGGCGACTGGCGTTCGGGCAGCACCTACAAGGCGCCGGAGGACGACGACAAGGTGCCCTCGTCCGCCAAGCTCGACAAGGGCTCGGACACCGGGGCGTGCATGAAGGTGGACCCGGACTACACCTGGTGA
- a CDS encoding LCP family protein yields the protein MDAQGRGRADNIDPADQWVLNPDTGEYELRLAPSPPQSSVPRPRGATAPAGRSRSAPGPEAPAPDALPGQRRRRGTPEEPPPGRRRGRTSGRTKGKPKKGKAKKVLLWTGGGMAFVLVAVTGAGYLYLKHLEGNITTTDVGDAAKSSFSKDEAFNLLIIGTDKRTGAGNEGYGDKNSVGHADTNILLHVSKDRTNATALSIPRDLIANIPDCPTKQEDGSEKVIPGTPNVRFNTSLGQDERDPGCTMRTVKEVTGIEPDHFMMADFNAVKTLTSAVGGVEVCVGKDVDDPDSHLKLSKGKHTIEGEQALAFLRTRHSFGNEGDLDRIKVQQQFLGSLARKMSSSDTLTSPTKLYKLAEAATKALTVDTGIGKASTLKDMALELKKVPPKNITFLTVPVLDNPAEKVKATVVVNQSTAPAVFQAIKDDVSFTAVKQKEKKEKAAVAARLKGSRSAAADIRVDIYNGGAATGSAQETLAWLQNEQGVTKASQLGNAEKTLSKTTLEYSPDQADQARKLADLMGLPASAMKPGESEKNDQGLPAIVLTLGKDFKGAGTPVKSSSKAPDVDGKSTADKQVCST from the coding sequence GTGGACGCGCAAGGCCGTGGGCGGGCGGACAACATCGACCCCGCAGACCAGTGGGTACTCAACCCGGACACCGGCGAATACGAACTGCGACTGGCTCCTTCCCCTCCGCAGTCGTCGGTCCCCAGACCCCGCGGCGCCACCGCCCCCGCCGGGCGGTCCCGCAGCGCGCCGGGCCCCGAGGCCCCGGCACCGGACGCCCTGCCCGGGCAGCGCCGCCGCCGCGGCACCCCGGAGGAGCCGCCGCCCGGCCGCCGGCGCGGCAGGACCAGTGGTCGTACCAAGGGCAAACCCAAGAAGGGCAAGGCCAAGAAGGTCCTCCTCTGGACCGGCGGCGGCATGGCCTTCGTGCTCGTCGCGGTGACCGGTGCGGGTTACCTGTACCTCAAGCACCTCGAGGGAAACATCACCACGACGGACGTCGGTGACGCGGCCAAGAGCAGCTTCAGCAAGGACGAGGCCTTCAACCTGCTGATCATCGGCACCGACAAGCGCACCGGCGCCGGCAACGAGGGTTACGGCGACAAGAACAGCGTCGGCCACGCCGACACCAACATCCTGCTGCATGTCTCCAAGGACCGGACCAACGCCACCGCGCTGAGCATCCCGCGCGACCTGATCGCGAACATCCCGGACTGCCCGACCAAGCAGGAGGACGGCAGCGAGAAGGTCATCCCCGGTACGCCGAACGTCCGGTTCAACACCAGCCTGGGCCAGGACGAACGCGATCCGGGCTGCACCATGCGCACGGTCAAGGAAGTCACCGGGATCGAACCCGACCACTTCATGATGGCCGACTTCAACGCCGTCAAGACGCTGACCTCGGCGGTCGGCGGCGTCGAGGTGTGCGTGGGCAAGGACGTCGACGACCCGGACTCGCACCTGAAGCTGTCCAAGGGCAAGCACACGATCGAGGGCGAACAGGCGCTCGCCTTCCTGCGCACCCGGCACAGCTTCGGCAACGAGGGTGACCTGGACCGGATCAAGGTGCAGCAGCAGTTCCTGGGCTCGCTGGCCCGCAAGATGTCCTCCAGCGACACGCTGACCAGCCCCACCAAGCTCTACAAGCTCGCCGAGGCGGCCACCAAGGCCCTCACCGTCGACACCGGCATCGGCAAGGCGAGCACGCTCAAGGACATGGCCCTGGAACTGAAGAAGGTGCCGCCGAAGAACATCACCTTCCTCACCGTCCCGGTGCTCGACAACCCCGCCGAGAAGGTCAAGGCGACGGTCGTCGTCAACCAGTCGACGGCCCCGGCGGTGTTCCAGGCGATCAAGGACGACGTCTCCTTCACCGCGGTCAAGCAGAAGGAGAAGAAGGAGAAGGCGGCCGTCGCGGCCCGGCTGAAGGGCTCCCGCTCCGCCGCCGCCGACATCCGCGTCGACATCTACAACGGCGGGGCCGCCACCGGCAGCGCCCAGGAGACCCTGGCCTGGCTGCAGAACGAGCAGGGCGTCACCAAGGCCAGCCAGCTCGGCAACGCCGAGAAGACGCTCAGCAAGACGACGCTGGAGTACTCCCCCGACCAGGCCGACCAGGCCCGCAAGCTGGCCGACCTGATGGGGCTGCCCGCCTCCGCGATGAAGCCGGGCGAGAGCGAGAAGAACGACCAGGGACTGCCCGCGATCGTGCTCACCCTCGGCAAGGACTTCAAGGGCGCCGGAACGCCGGTGAAGTCGTCGTCCAAGGCGCCGGACGTCGACGGAAAGTCGACCGCGGACAAGCAAGTCTGCTCCACGTGA